AGTTAGCTCCCAGAAGAGGCCACGTCCCGACCCCCATCACTCACCATGCCGCTGTCCAGGGAACCCGCACTGCCCCGTCGGATGGGCATTCCTGCctctgcaggaaaaaaaaaaagataaagctTCCTGTCAAACCGGCAACAACAAGAAAACCGAGGATGGACCAGTGGGAaaagcctaattccattccattcctacgACAGTTTCCGGTATCCCATTCCAATTcaattccggaatcattccaactccggagtgacAACTCTGCAACACTGGTACTGATAAAAAAAAGCAGTTGCATGAATCATTGCTCGATCATGTGCACTGTGTGTATTCCTCATTACTTTCTCCATCATGACCTCAATGATTTGTCCCATCCACTTAAAAGCTCGTATTTCTACTTCTGTTCCCACTCTGTTTCCAGTACTACTCAGAGAAGAGAACAGGAGGAATGCCTGGACCTTTATTCCTCATTAGCCCCTCTCTCATTAACTCGTCAGTTTGTGCCATACATCTACAAGCTTGTATTTCCACTTCCGTTCTTACTCCGTCCCCAGTACCACTCCCACTtctgagggaaaaaaaaaagggaaaatatGCCTGCACCCTTATTTTCGTTACTTCCTCTGTCGTGAACTCATTGATTTGTGCCATCCGTCTGCAAGCTCTGATTTCCTACTTCCGCTCCCACTCTGTCCCAAGCACTACTCCTGCTCCCATGGAAAAAAATGTCTGGACCAGAGCCGTAGAGATggggggggcgagaggggcagacgccccgggcgccctcgccagaggGGGCACCGAACGGCTGGCCCTGGCAGGTCGGTTGGAAAGGATGAAGCGGGAACGAAGAAattttgaatttacgatctcggcagtgcaaataagtgtTTTCATTTCAGATTTACCCCGTTCTGCTaacctcgctacggctctggtctAGACCCttattttttgttacttcctcTGTCATGAACTCACTGATTGGTGTCATCCATCTACAACCTCATATTTCTACTTGTGTCCCCAGTACTACTCCCACCCATCCACCCACCCAGACGTCAGAGAGAGCCACTCACGTGGGTCATGCAGGTCGAGCAGGGAGTTTGAGAGGGCGGAGCGCTTGAGACCCGGAGAGAGTCTCGCAGCGGGAGGCCGTGTCGCTCCATTCTCAGTCGTCATGCCCAGCCGGTTGAATTTGGGCTGCTGCTTTTCCAGTTCCCCCTCTATGCGCAGGTTCTCCATCTCCTCCATCTGGTACAAAAACATTTTTCAACCTCTGTAGCGGCCACGTGTTTGACAGTTACTATGTGAACTGTCTCACCTCCAGGATGGATTCCTTCAGATCCTCGACAAACTTGTACCGGTCGTGCTCGTTGCGCGCGTTGAACGTCATCAGCACCTTCTCATCTACGCGTTGACTCAAGCCGATGCCATGAGGGTAATCTATCAGAAAGAGAACGGGTTTACATAGGTTGAGCTCTAACCTAACGAAACCAGGAAGAGGACACGGCGACGAGAGACTCACGAGGAGCTTCGAAGAGGGCGACGCTCATTCCACACAGGGGCAACGACTGACGGAAGGTGTACCGCACGCTGTTCTTCTTTTTACTGAATATTTTCGTCACCTGCAGAAAGGTCACGACATTTTATCGATGCACAATGTCCGCCACTCTGGGAAAGAGCGCTCACCAGGATGAGGTCGTTGAAGAGGAAGACCTCTCGCTGATGCACCCCGGGCCTCTCTTTCTTGTTGATGTCGTACACCTCATAGAGGCGACAGTAACACACCAGTCGTCGGTGAGGCACTGCCAAGTTCTGCAAACGAAagtggtgaggtgaggtgaggtgagcaGTTGTACCACAGCTTGTGATGACGGTAGAGAACGGGTGGAATGGTAACGGGTAGAGAGGGAACCTACAGGTCTCTTTCCACGATGGTGTGGTGCACCTTCAGCACCTGGCTGACATGGTCAGAGCCGGGCTTGAGCTGGTGGGCCTTGATTCGCTCGTAGATGCCGACCAGCATGCCTCGGTCCAGATCTTGACCTTCGTCCACTCCTAACGCAGCGGGCCAAcgcaaaatttttttttttaatgtctgAGAGGAACGTCCCATCACGAGGTTACCTCTCAAGTTCTTGACATAATCCTCCAGCTTCATGCGTCTGTCTGCCTTGACGCTGGGCGTGTGTAAGTCCGTGTTCAGCAGCACAACAGAGAAATGCCAGCACAAACACCGTGTCCGGGCTGCGCAGTTTCCCCACGACATCCGCGTTGCAGCGCACGTACTGCCGACTGAACACTTCTACCAGACGTTCAATCTTCTGTGCCTCGCCCCTGCGACGGAAAAGTTTGCAGCACGATTTATTCACCGCCAGAGACTATGGCGTGCGCAGCAAAGGCCATGGTACCCACGGGCAAGATGAAGTAGCTTTGAAACTTCCGCAGTGCTAGGTCAACCTGCATTCCTGAAAAGTCCAGTTCTTGCACAAAGCACCTGTACAAGTGGGATGGAGACAAAAAGTTCTGATGATTAGGCAACTATGGTACCTTTTCACAGTTTAACAGCTTGTAAACCAAACGCAACAAGTGACGCCTGGTGGCAAATAATCCCCAATGAGGTGCTTGCATAAGTGCCCGCCCTGACTCAAAAGGGTTTAGGTTTCAGGGACTAAATAACTAACTATAACTAACCAACCAATGcatcaagcaacagtgatctaggTTCGAGAGCCACTTGCTGGTCCTGATGGCTACATAACCAACACATAGCAAACTTTTCTGACCCAGCGTTGTCAGCATGCAACGTAGTCTTCCGCCATACTTGGGGAGCAATGCGCATTTGGCGAGTATTTCGGCACAGTGTTGCCCATAATTTGCTACTACTGCTTTACGGTGCCTTTAAGACGCCACTGCAGACTGAATATCATGTCTACGGAATCCCGCACGATTTATGTCGCATCAGTCTATGCGTCTCACAACGTATTTTCACAAAATACTGTTTCCGTATGTGGTGCGGAAGTGACATTAAATTGATTTCAAATTTAGAGAGGTTTGGCAAAAAGGCCTCCCACCTAGCAACACTGTGTCAACGTATACCACCGATGCCCtaagagacacacacacaggtgCTGAtactgttgctaggagacacgCTAGTGCACGTGACGACTTCACCAACGTTTTGGTGAGACGAAAACTATCAAatattgttgttgtcgttttttcAATACCTCGTGGAAATATGTGTTGTTCATGACAGCATTTACGTTTTGAGTCTCGAGCCTACAAGCGCCACTGGTCTATCGtacgaaataaaatgaaataaaatgagTGAGGACCAGGTCACTCAGAGCGAACAAAGCCCGATCGATTAAATGAAGTGACGTAGTGCTTCTCAGTGGCCGTAGGCGATGCCACCTAGGTACAGAAGGCCagctcattgcctcctctcccgccTTCGCTACATGGTTCACTACTTCGCTCAATcgcaactcgcagacgacggcggttctTCTCCACGGCCATGACTGCTGAAAgccacgttcgtgattggctacggcccttgaaaacacgatcctgattggctgactcttaattgttacgttaCGTCAACGAGCGGCCAGGCTTTCTGTACCTAGGTGGTGCTGCCATAGGTATGGAGCATTCAGACAAGCCACCGTCAGTCGCATGGGCATCCACTGTTAGCCACAGAAAGCCAGACTTTTGTACGTCTACGTTTGAAGGAGTGAAACGGGCCATTAAGCGGGCTTTACGTATCTAGGTGGCGTCAGTCAGGGGGTGTCATGTCAGGCACTTCAAGGCTTCGCCACCTGGAGACACGTGGAAGAAACTCACTCGAGGACACGCATGTTGAAGGGAGCAGCCAGCGTGCCCAGATACTCCCCAATGCGCAGCTTCGACAGTCCCTTGCGCGACAACAGGAAACAGGCCACCGCCCGTGGGCACGCCTCCAGGAACCCTCTCTCCACCAGATAGCGGATGCCCCGCTCGGGTTTCTTGTTGAACAGGTTCAGTCCCACTCTGTACTGTCGCTTCCGCACCTGCTCGCACACCTGCGCACCCAGAGGCATTGTGGGAAGAGTCGACGGGGAGTTAAAAAACGGGCGCACCTTCGACGCTGGGTCCATCGCCCCACAAGGGGGCTGCGGGTAGAGCAGCAGGACGTCCGAGGGTCCGTAGCCCGGCCCGTCCTCACTGCTGTGCTCGGATGCCTGGCTCAGACGCTTCTGTTCCTCGCTTACAGAATCTTCCGAGGATCCTTCCTGCAACTACATAGATCAACGTTTACGCGTGTCAGCCTCGCATGGCAATGAAGTCATCCAGAATACTGTAAAAGCCCCTCATTTTTACGAATTTTTCAAACAGGAGGCGAGTTCGGGGAGATTGGGGAGCTCGCGAAATTTAGTGGTCGCGAATATATCCCTGTTATTCGATATGTGAAAATGTAATCGTATGAATCAACCTGCCATCGTGCATGAGTAGGCCATTTCTGAACAGTTGCTCGATGTGTGACAGCTCTGTAGATGCATAATGAAACCCCCCCAAAACTAGGGAACACGatgggacagacacaacacgaagtctcagacAGAGCTGAAAACTTTACTTTACAGAacacaaatatatacacacagAGGGAAGGAAAAAACACACAGGTGAAGATAAAATAAGGGGTCATCAACCATTTCAAAATCAACAATCCGTGTAAAGGGAACCGCGTGAATGATCCACTAGGGAGCTACATGCGGGCCCAGGCT
This portion of the Ornithodoros turicata isolate Travis chromosome 3, ASM3712646v1, whole genome shotgun sequence genome encodes:
- the LOC135387723 gene encoding LOW QUALITY PROTEIN: IQ motif and SEC7 domain-containing protein 1-like (The sequence of the model RefSeq protein was modified relative to this genomic sequence to represent the inferred CDS: inserted 1 base in 1 codon; deleted 2 bases in 2 codons; substituted 1 base at 1 genomic stop codon); translated protein: MIRTINWTYQKQTQSIKALSSSIGSIWPLGAGDGVQRNVGYVSQLNRGAGENFEQQLGKCVGDRESLIREQFGRIGELEHEVDVLKRERDALLEDVNQLRFQLEMMQVERLSDVSQVSERMLTSPCGQGCGPGPPIRQLRSNSEDGGLGRHPGEDEAALKRARPAVTCRQYELSQDLLDKQVEMLERKYGGMRARXAALTIQRAFRSHCMQKRFLDIASASKATAAVPTTWAPYSPLLVSCPQTVPGEPCGQASASVLSWMEETRYEKETLFLLHRGWKGSCLQEGSSEDSVSEEQKRLSQASEHSSEDGPGYGPSDVLLLYPQPPCGAMDPASKVCEQVRKRQYRVGLNLFNKKPERGIRYLVERGFLEACPRAVACFLLSRKGLSKLRIGEYLGTLAAPFNMRVLECFVQELDFSGMQVDLALRKFQSYFILPGEAQKIERLVEVFSRQYVRCNADVVGKLRSPDTVFVLAFSVVLLNTDLHTPSVKADRRMKLEDYVKNLRGVDEGQDLDRGMLVGIYERIKAHQLKPGSDHVSQVLKVHHTIVERDLXVPSLPNLAVPHRRLVCYCRLYEVYDINKKERPGVHQREVFLFNDLILVTKIFSKKKNSVRYTFRQSLPLCGMSVALFEAPHYPHGIGLSQRVDEKVLMTFNARNEHDRYKFVEDLKESILEMEEMENLRIEGELEKQQPKFNRLGMTTENGATRPPAARLSPGLKRSALSNSLLDLHDPQAGMPIRRGSAGSLDSGMSVSFQSSAASTVSRASSSGATPGPGVTVEPNQRAAGFLGALFARRGRS